From a single Brassica oleracea var. oleracea cultivar TO1000 chromosome C5, BOL, whole genome shotgun sequence genomic region:
- the LOC106292855 gene encoding peptidyl-prolyl cis-trans isomerase CYP21-4 produces the protein MARIKPQALLNQSKKKKGPSRISISTIVVCNLVVAVVVLSLVTTYRHWSQRSRNTLETQSQRFEDTNAVSQQKNYDLPGYADISTSKGLITVELFKDASPEAVDKFLDLCQKDHFKGMPFHRVIKNYLVQAGHSSSSIPIEEWTANGKLRGRLDTSPKHEAFMLGTPKNKGNNKDFELLITTAPIPDLNDQLIVFGRVLKGEDVVQEIEEVDTDEHFQPKSQIGIISIVLKREL, from the exons ATGGCGAGGATAAAACCTCAGGCTCTGCTTAATCAAAGCAAGAAGAAGAAGGGTCCTAGTCGCATAAGTATTTCGACAATTGTCGTGTGTAATCTCGTAGTTGCTGTAGTTGTACTCTCCTTGGTCACTACTTATCGTCATTGGTCCCAGAG GTCAAGAAACACACTTGAAACCCAGAGTCAAAGATTTGAG GACACAAATGCTGTATCACAACAAAAGAATTACGATCTTCCTGGTTATGCC GATATAAGCACATCAAAAGGTCTCATAACTGTGGAACTCTTTAAAGATGCTTCCCCTGAAGCTGTCGACAAGTTTCTAGATCTATG TCAGAAGGATCACTTTAAGGGAATGCCGTTTCATCGGGTTATAAAAAACTACTTGGTGCAAGCTGGTCACTCCTCGAGTTCTATACCTATAGAAGAATGGACAGCTAACGGAAAGCTCCGTGGTCGCCTTGACACAAG CCCAAAACATGAGGCGTTCATGTTGGGGACACCCAAAAACAAAGGGAACAACAAGGACTTCGAGCTTCTGATCACAACGGCGCCAATCCCGGATCTGAATGATCAGCTTATAGTGTTTGGAAGAGTTCTTAAGGGAGAGGATGTAGTTCAG GAGATTGAGGAGGTGGATACAGATGAGCATTTCCAACCGAAATCTCAGATAGGGATCATTAGCATTGTACTGAAACGAGAATTATGA
- the LOC106292407 gene encoding dual specificity protein kinase shkD-like produces the protein MEKPPPNELLKKLLELEQSHEHLKQEMSRLKVSTELTQQSHSVSPYQPARRNIGEGAPARRKSVPAAFQKQKRIQDSINLRDGVGGIGRRSSAGKFTNRQYFNILQSISQSVHVFDLNMQIIFWNAMSEKIYGYTAEEVVGKNPVDVMVDERDAPFAMGVAQRCVSGESWTGEFPLKSKSGERILAVCTCSPFYDDDGSLVGIVSITGNTEPYLHPRVPLATLKAKEDEGSSSTGRNGFASRLGFGAKGAGLDSHQPIQTVIASKISFLASKVSNKVKSKMRVGDSGATLSEGVCGATLSHNSDNASSSGVSIQRGDLIYPPFGVFSCDESDGNAAAPKILTSKAEHEVSKGRAGDSGWPWLQNEQGKDKSNQISPLCDVNSGSDSSDSSKQDNNEASSMWSSSVNANSTSTCGNASSSGMSNNGDTDSDCLEYEILWDDLTIGEDIGRGSCGTVYHGLWFGSDVAVKVFSKQEYSKEVMQSFRQEVSLMRRLRHPNVLLFMGAVTSPPRLCIVSELLPRGSLFLLLRRSTTKLDWRRRINMALDIARGMNYLHCCSPPIVHRDLKSSNLLVDKNWTVKVADFGLSRIKHETYLTSKSGKGTPQWMAPEVLLNESADEKSDIYSFGVVLWELATGKIPWETLNSMQVIGAVGFMNQRLEIPKDIDPRWISLIQSCWHSDTKLRPTFQELMEELKDMQRKYTIQFRGQLKQNILNAPLQGKESDGEKRQKSASEVQCVSVKHMEYAVKVETYTHSKANNLVLQKRLEQS, from the exons ATGGAGAAACCACCTCCTAATGAGCTTCTGAAGAAGTTACTAGAGCTAGAGCAAAGCCACGAGCATCTAAAGCAGGAGATGTCTAGGCTCAAGGTATCTACGGAGCTTACTCAACAATCGCATTCTGTGTCGCCGTATCAGCCTGCGAGGAGAAACATCGGCGAGGGAGCTCCAGCGAGGAGGAAGAGCGTCCCCGCCGCGTTTCAGAAGCAGAAACGTATCCAAGATTCAATCAACTTGAGAGATGGAGTAGGTGGAATAGGAAGAAGATCATCGGCTGGAAAGTTCACAAATAGACAGTACTTTAATATCCTGCAGTCGATTTCACAATCTGTTCATGTCTTCGATCTAAATATGCAAATAATCTTTTG GAATGCCATGTCTGAAAAGATTTATGGGTACACAGCTGAAGAAGTAGTTGGGAAGAACCCAGTTGATGTAATGGTGGATGAACGAGATGCTCCTTTTGCTATGGGTGTTGCTCAACGTTGTGTCAGTGGAGAGAGCTGGACCGGCGAGTTTCCTCTGAAGAGCAAATCAGGGGAGAGAATTTTAGCTGTCTGTACGTGTTCTCCCTTCTACGATGATGACGGTTCTCTGGTTGGTATCGTTTCTATCACAGGTAACACTGAACCTTATCTGCACCCGAGAGTCCCTTTGGCTACATTAAAGGCAAAAGAAGATGAAGGGAGCTCTAGCACTGGAAGGAATGGTTTTGCGTCTAGACTTGGTTTTGGAGCCAAAGGAGCTGGCCTTGACTCTCATCAGCCTATACAAACTGTTATAGCATCAAAGATATCATTTTTG GCATCCAAGGTGAGCAACAAGGTCAAGTCGAAAATGCGAGTAGGTGACAGTGGTGCCACACTCTCTGAAGGGGTCTGCGGTGCTACTCTCTCTCACAACAGTGACAATGCATCATCAAGTGGTGTTAGCATACAAAGAGGGGATCTCATCTACCCTCCTTTTGGTGTATTCTCATGTGATGAGAGTGATGGAAATGCTGCAGCCCCTAAGATTCTCACCTCAAAGGCTGAGCACGAAGTTTCAAAAGGAAGGGCAGGTGATTCTGGATGGCCTTGGTTACAGAATGAACAAGGGAAAGATAAGTCTAACCAGATTAGTCCACTTTGTGATGTTAACTCTGGAAGCGATTCCTCTGATAGTAGTAAGCAAGACAACAACGAGGCTTCTAGTATGTGGTCTTCCTCTGTAAACGCGAACAGCACTAGTACCTGTGGAAATGCCAGCAGCAGTGGTATGAGCAATAATGGTGATACTGATAGTGATTGCCTGGAATATGAAATTCTATGGGATGATTTGACCATCGGAGAAGATATCGGAAGAG GTTCATGCGGAACTGTCTATCACGGTCTCTGGTTTGGATCT GATGTAGCTGTAAAAGTGTTCTCCAAACAAGAATATTCAAAAGAGGTTATGCAATCTTTTAGACAAGAG GTGTCGCTGATGAGAAGACTTAGACATCCTAATGTACTGCTGTTTATGGGAGCTGTGACTTCACCTCCGCGCCTCTGTATAGTATCAGAGCTCCTTCCACG TGGAAGTCTCTTCCTTCTACTACGAAGGAGCACAACAAAACTGGACTGGAGGCGGCGTATTAATATGGCCTTGGACATT GCTCGCGGTATGAACTATCTTCACTGCTGTAGTCCACCCATCGTCCATCGTGATCTCAAGTCGTCAAATCTGCTGGTAGACAAGAACTGGACTGTTAAG GTAGCTGACTTTGGTCTTTCGCGTATCAAACATGAAACATACCTAACTTCCAAGTCCGGGAAGGGAACG CCTCAATGGATGGCACCAGAAGTTCTTCTAAATGAGTCTGCCGATGAGAA GTCTGATATTTATAGCTTTGGAGTAGTACTCTGGGAGCTTGCCACAGGGAAGATCCCATGGGAAACTCTCAACTCCATGCAG GTGATAGGAGCTGTGGGGTTCATGAACCAGAGGCTGGAGATTCCAAAGGACATTGATCCTCGTTGGATCTCTTTAATACAGAGCTGTTGGCACAG CGATACGAAGCTGAGACCCACATTCCAAGAACTGATGGAGGAACTGAAAGACATGCAAAGAAAGTATACAATACAGTTCCGAGGACAGCTAAAACAAAACATCCTAAACGCACCGCTTCAAGGCAAAGAGTCT GATGGAGAGAAGAGACAGAAGAGTGCTTCAGAAGTTCAGTGTGTCAGTGTGAAGCACATGGAATACGCAGTCAAAGTAGAGACGTACACACACTCTAAAGCCAACAACCTCGTACTCCAGAAGAGACTGGAGCAGTCATGA
- the LOC106295430 gene encoding RAF proto-oncogene serine/threonine-protein kinase-like encodes METPPAEELLKKILELEESQEHLKQEMSRLKVSTEVRQRSHSVSPHRPARRNIGDGAQLRRKSGAASFRNASPLRKESRFQGSMNLRGGGASAGEFTDKQYLNILQSMAQTVHAYDLNMRIIFWNAMAEKLYGYSAAEALGENPIDILADNRDAACAMNIARRCVRGESWTGEFPVKTKSGERFSAVTTCSPFYDDAGTLIGVICITSKTEHYMNPRISLAKLKGQEGETSSHPARNSFSSKLGLDSEQPIQAAISSKISNLASKVRSKMRAGDDSSATPSEGGSGDSHHSDHGVYGATLSDHRDDAAASSGSTTPRGDFIPAPFGVFTCNHEKLPSKPFKDASDECDEKPLIHKVLTSKAEEWMVKKGFSLPWKGNEQEDSKGRPTHSVWPWVQSDQEKDKSGLKSESLAFESKKPTNSEGSSLWSSSVNANNTSSASSNGSTSNSVMNKVDSDSEGLEYEILWDDLTIGEQIGQGSCGTVYHGLWFGCDVAVKVFSKQEYSKEIIQSFRQEVSLMRRLRHPNVLLFMGAVTSPPRLCIVSEFLPRGSLFRLLQRNTSKLDWRRRINMAMDIARGMNYLHSCSPPIIHRDLKSSNLLVDKNWTVKVADFGLSRIKHETYLTSKSGKGTPQWMAPEVLRNESADEKSDIYSFGVVLWELATEKIPWESLNSMQVIGAVGFMNQRLEIPKDIDPLWIALMESCWHSDTKLRPTFREVMEKLRELQKKYSIQFQAKRAALLDNSPLNDN; translated from the exons ATGGAGACTCCACCCGCGGAAGAGCTGCTGAAGAAGATACTCGAGCTAGAGGAAAGCCAAGAGCATCTGAAGCAGGAGATGTCGAGGCTCAAGGTATCCACTGAGGTCAGGCAGCGATCGCATTCCGTCTCGCCTCATCGTCCTGCGAGGAGAAACATCGGGGACGGAGCTCAGTTGCGGAGGAAGAGCGGCGCCGCCTCGTTTCGTAACGCTTCGCCGCTGCGGAAGGAGAGCCGTTTCCAAGGTTCGATGAATCTGAGAGGTGGAGGAGCATCGGCCGGGGAGTTTACGGATAAGCAGTATTTGAATATTTTGCAGTCCATGGCACAGACTGTTCATGCTTACGATCTCAATATGCGAATTATTTTTTG GAACGCTATGGCGGAAAAGCTTTACGGGTACTCTGCTGCAGAAGCACTTGGTGAGAACCCAATTGATATTCTTGCAGATAACCGAGACGCTGCTTGTGCAATGAATATTGCTCGGCGTTGTGTCCGTGGAGAGAGCTGGACCGGCGAGTTTCCTGTCAAGACCAAATCAGGGGAGAGATTCTCAGCTGTCACCACGTGCTCCCCCTTCTATGATGATGCTGGTACTCTTATAGGGGTCATTTGTATCACAAGTAAAACGGAACATTACATGAACCCGAGAATCTCTTTGGCTAAGTTAAAGGGGCAAGAAGGTGAAACGAGCTCTCATCCTGCAAGGAATAGTTTTTCCTCTAAACTTGGTTTGGACTCTGAACAGCCTATACAAGCTGCTATATCATCAAAGATATCAAACTTG GCCTCCAAGGTCAGGTCGAAAATGCGAGCAGGTGATGATAGTAGTGCCACACCCTCTGAGGGTGGCAGTGGTGATAGTCATCATTCAGATCATGGTGTCTACGGTGCTACTCTCTCTGACCACAGAGACGATGCTGCAGCGTCAAGTGGTTCCACCACACCAAGAGGTGATTTTATCCCGGCGCCTTTTGGTGTATTCACATGTAACCATGAAAAGTTACCTTCGAAACCCTTCAAAGATGCCAGTGACGAGTGTGATGAAAAGCCTTTAATCCATAAGGTTCTCACCTCAAAAGCTGAAGAGTGGATGGTAAAGAAAGGGTTTTCATTGCCATGGAAAGGGAATGAGCAGGAAGATTCAAAAGGAAGGCCAACTCATTCTGTATGGCCTTGGGTACAAAGTGACCAAGAGAAAGATAAGTCTGGTTTGAAGTCTGAAAGCCTTGCCTTTGAGAGTAAGAAGCCTACGAATAGTGAGGGCAGTAGTTTGTGGTCTTCCTCTGTAAATGCGAACAACACAAGCAGCGCTAGTAGCAACGGAAGTACCAGCAATAGTGTAATGAACAAGGTTGATTCTGATAGTGAGGGCCTGGAATATGAAATTTTATGGGATGATTTGACAATTGGAGAACAAATCGGACAAG GTTCATGTGGAACTGTCTATCACGGTCTCTGGTTTGGATGT GATGTAGCTGTAAAGGTCTTCTCCAAGCAAGAATATTCAAAAGAGATTATCCAGTCTTTTAGACAAGAG GTATCGTTGATGAGAAGACTTAGACATCCTAATGTACTGCTCTTTATGGGAGCTGTCACCTCACCTCCACGCCTCTGTATAGTGTCGGAGTTCCTTCCACG TGGAAGTCTCTTCCGTCTACTGCAAAGGAACACGTCAAAACTGGATTGGAGGCGGCGTATCAATATGGCAATGGACATT GCTCGCGGTATGAATTATCTTCACAGTTGTAGTCCACCCATCATCCATCGTGATCTGAAGTCGTCAAATCTACTGGTAGACAAGAACTGGACCGTTAAA GTAGCTGACTTTGGTCTTTCGCGTATCAAACATGAAACATACTTAACCTCCAAGTCCGGGAAGGGAACG CCTCAATGGATGGCACCAGAAGTACTTCGAAATGAGTCTGCTGATGAGAA GTCTGATATTTACAGCTTTGGAGTAGTACTCTGGGAACTTGCCACAGAGAAGATCCCTTGGGAAAGTCTCAACTCTATGCAG GTGATCGGAGCTGTGGGGTTCATGAACCAGAGGCTTGAAATTCCAAAGGACATTGATCCCTTATGGATCGCATTAATGGAGAGCTGTTGGCACAG CGATACGAAGCTGAGACCTACATTCCGAGAAGTGATGGAGAAGCTAAGAGAGCTGCAAAAGAAGTATTCAATACAGTTCCAAGCTAAACGTGCTGCCTTACTTGACAACTCGCCCCTTAATGACAACTAA
- the LOC106295431 gene encoding huntingtin-interacting protein K, with translation MEGAEEAGAEMTVDSKDLQQQSKALDKLTDRVEDRQLDSNRVQSAMASIGASREADLNAKRLREKELASVKINAADVELIVNELELEKNVVERTLREHKGDAVAATRELLSRYPL, from the exons ATGGAGGGAGCAGAAGAAGCCGGGGCCGAGATGACGGTCGATTCAAAGGACTTACAGCAACAAAGCAAAGCTTTAGATAAGCTTACCGATCGCGTCGAGGATCGCCAGCTCGATTCTAATCGTGTTCAATCG GCTATGGCTTCGATTGGTGCTTCTAGGGAGGCTGATCTTAATGCTAAGAGATTGAG GGAGAAGGAACTGGCTTCTGTTAAGATCAATGCCGCAGATGTTGAGCTCATTGTTAACGAACTTGAG CTGGAAAAGAATGTGGTGGAGAGAACTCTAAGGGAGCACAAAGGCGATGCAGTTGCTGCGACAAGGGAGTTGCTTTCACGATATCCTCTATGA
- the LOC106293887 gene encoding uncharacterized protein LOC106293887 → MKEIQIPRKNSTRSSDTATKRIIKDPELKNRKFAEKRQSATVGSTNDPSDFDPIYFAISDHEAESFLQGSSVDLLPTPEICDESPVSSVANKAFHVIDAAIAAGLPASVQSLRAEISDLKKTICSVESSDESKRVDGAVTLKFRVVVLVFVLWALLAAVVVEVSSGEEVAYSGPLPT, encoded by the exons ATGAAGGAAATTCAAATTCCCAGGAAAAACTCTACGCGCTCATCTGATACCGCAACGAAGAGGATCATCAAGGATCCTGAGCTGAAGAATCGAAAG TTTGCGGAGAAGAGACAGAGCGCAACCGTCGGAAGCACGAACGATCCATCGGATTTTGATCCGATCTATTTCGCGATCTCCGATCACGAAGCCGAG AGTTTTCTGCAAGGATCGAGTGTAGACCTCTTACCAACGCCAGAGATTTGCGACGAATCTCCAGTTTCATCCGTTGCTAACAAGGCTTTTCACGTCATCGACGCTGCGATTGCTGCGGGCTTGCCTGCTTCTGTGCAGTCCTTGCGCGCCGAGATCAGCGACCTGAAGAAAACGATCTGTTCAGTTGAGAGTTCTGATGAAAGTAAACGCGTCGATGGAGCTGTTACTCTCAAATTCCGCGTTGTGGTTTTGGTTTTCGTCCTTTGGGCTCTCTTAGCTGCGGTTGTGGTCGAAGTCAGCTCAGGAGAGGAGGTTGCTTACTCTGGACCACTTCCAACTTGA